In Glycine soja cultivar W05 chromosome 10, ASM419377v2, whole genome shotgun sequence, the genomic stretch GCTAGGACCGGTccatgagaattttttttttctttaattctcataattcaaatatatattttagtataatattttttatttttgtataaaggAAGTTGACCGAAATCAGTCAAAATTAACTTAGTTAAGATTGGCCgaaatcaatcaaaatttataacatactgttttaaaaatatataaaatagaaaaaaaagcactgtaacaaaaaaaatgtcctCTACTTAAatactttcttttattctttctgttatttcaaaaaaatttagtgaaagaatttttcattttatgaacCTATATATTTCCGGCATGCAAATAAACGAGAATGACCCGTCTAAGTAGAGTGATATCTTACaagcttaaattttaaaaggttaaattataattctaaTCTTTCAACAATccttaattcataattttaatctttctttttgttagattttggtatttttattttaaaaaatttataatttttgtgaaatcttcaattatatatatatatatatattattttggttcAGTTAAACTTTAAActtaacatattcatttaagatactataaaaataataaataaaaaacaaaagaaataaatgaatggAATATTAAGAGTcggatgaaaattataaattttataaaatagggtcaaaattaaaaaaaaaatgaaatgagcaCAAGATGAATTCCGTGCATCTTATTAggcatgtgttttttttaagacaaaGGAATGAGGGGTGAACTTACTCCGATGATGGTTTGTCTTCACAGCAAAAGCTTCTCACTGATTTGGAAgttttttaatatcatattcAATATTCAGTTCAATCTAAAAAAGAAAGAGTAAGCAGCATGCGAGTGCGTCTTTTTATGGGCAAACAAATACAATTAGATGTATTGAAAACCACCATTACATACTTTTATCATAATCACCCGCTTAACACTTGTGTAGCTTATTATTCGCCTTAATTTTATTCCATATATTAGGtatataagacttttttttctttccctatttGGTAGGTTAGATTAATCTCTCTCTATCTATATAAACTGTCCCGTCATATCTATGTGTTGTTGGTTGGACTTAGGGCGGGTAAATGGGCTAAGTCCATGGATCAATTCACGGGATTTATGTTTTACGCCAATTATGAacgaatttttgtttttaaaaatttatggttatataaaattttgggctCAGCCTACACAATCCACCAGTTATGCGGATTTAGCCTGCGAGTTGACCCGCGGGTTAGCCCGCAAACTTACAATCACCAGTTAAGTCCATTTTAAATCCAATTAATCTTAAAAGTTcagtccaatttttttttacatttatgttaaaaatttatttgattgtgttaaaatttttgtaattaagtatttgttaaagatttattaaaattttttaatatatatataaaattgagtgtaattgattttttttaagagaaaaaaatatttattttaaaattgcatttttttaaagaaaaaataggtcCTCAGACCAACTTGTTTGGCTCGTAAGATCCCCGGATAAGGACAGACCaatattttaaatctatttAAGAGTGCGGGATGAGTTGACTCGATTTGTACCAATGCGGGCTTATACAAGTTGACCTTATGGGATGCAGGTCAACCCGTTTACCCACCCCTAGTTGGACTAGTATTactaatatattatctttttttacttgcttcttttactctttctctttattttttttaactgtgttttctttttttcttcgatGCAAAGCACGGGCACCGCATGCTAGTATAAATTATACTAATTATTGCATCATTAATAAATTGATCATtcctttaaaaagaaattaatcattaataattttatatgaaatataatttttattaaaccaaACCTTACTACAAACATTCTTATTAAATACAACTAGATTTAGTTACTTATACCCACAATTAACCCTTGTAATAAGAAATTactaatacaaatattaaaaaataatttataattattcattgttgatataaaattattttatatgataacaaaagatataTTGTTTATATCATTAGTGTGTTGCTCACAtttctattataaattattatatattataactgtataataaataaataaataaataaataaatgattttacaaattaacttgtatataattaactatatgttttaattttgattatactCACTgttattctaaaattattttatattataatttaatcatttcaTATTTCATAGTATAGTTTAACCTCCCTAATACTAATATTATATAGTCAAattactcaaaaaaaaaaaattatattgacatCAGTTCTTAATTAGAATACTATTTCTTACACTTACggttttttgatattttctcttctttcttctatcTTCTGTCTAGAATGATTAACTAATTTACCGCATTAATTATTTTCGATCTGAAGATTGAATAttccttcaaaatataaaatattagtcCCGAATTGCGTTAAAGACTATGTAAAATATTGTAATGCATGTAATTCCAATGTTACACGAGGAAACAAAATATCAGTTTGCAATTTGCATAAGCTTTGATTTTTACTATAGTGATTGGTGCCGGCCTCAATGAAACCTATAAATGCAAGCACATTTAATTCGATCAACAGCAAGGCAAATTAAACTGCCAAATTAATCGAGCTTAACattataacaatgatgacaaagCTTACCCTATTTGTCTTGTCCATGGTGTGTGTACTAGCTTTGGCCTCTGCGCAAAGTGCCATTGTGCAGTCTACATATCATTTATACCAACCTGAGCAGCATAATTGGGACTTGCTTGCTGTGAGTGCATATTGCGCCACTTGGGATGCAAACCAGCCATTCTCATGGCGCAGCAAATATGGTTGGACAGCCTTCTGTGGACCTGCTGGACCTCAAGGCCAACCTTCTTGTGGCAGGTGCTTGAGGGTACGTATGCTCCACTCCCTCGTTATAGAATCACGAGTATTTCTTAATCTattgaattataaattaattttgtttgtgatatgtgattattgttaaaattttacacatgataaaaatcaaacataaattctCTTATTAAATATATCGTTCACATGTAAACGCAAATTGGATCAATCATTTGATTTATAGATTCTACTGCTAATTGACcccataaaaaatgttattacttATCTTTACAGGATTTAACTTTAATTAACATACAAATCATAAATTttctatctttctttctttatttttgcttttgattaatcaagaaagcataattatttatatgttgTTGATGGGGGGTTGTAGGTGACAAACACTCGAACAGGAGATCAGCAAATAGCAAGAATTGTGGATCAATGCAAAAATGGGGGGTTGGACTTGGACGTTAGTGTGTTCCAAAGACTTGACTCCGACGGAAGTGGAAATGCTCAAGGCCATCTTATTGTCCACTATGAGTTTGTGGACTGCGCTGACTAAACATGTCTTTGATTTGTAACTGAgcaaatatattaattgtaaGGGGCTAAGGGCTATCAGGTCAAGGAGGATTTATTGATTCCAGCTGCACgattatttttactaattggATATGAAGTTATGTTAGGTAGTTACCAATTGTTCGAAATTGGAAGGAAGactgtttttttgttgttttatttcgTTTCATTAATTTTCCATAATAAAAGTCTTACGTGAATTTCTTTaaagtgttttctttttatttacctTTTCGAGCTTGAAATCAAAGTTGCAATATAGCGGATGCATATATAAAgtgtatatttgttttttttaagcaaagtGTATATTGGGTTAAGATTCACGAGTTCATGCATTTGGCTTTGATATCGTGccacaataaattttatgaagGCAAATCAAGAGTACCTTTTATAAAGTTGATTCTAATATGAggttgataatttattttaaaaataattcatattataAGTTTGGTTTACCATGTAATAATTCAACATTTATAAAGTTGATTCTAATATGAGGttgatgatttattttaaaaataatccatATTATAAGTTAGGTTTAACATGTAAAATTCAACATTTTCcttctaaaaaaaagtatttacgCTCATGAAGTAAATCACTCTGCGTAATTGGATATATGTATAATGTAGTTTAGCGACTActtttaatttccttcaatttaatATAGGACTAATATGAAAGTGTCATACAAATTCAGAAACTAAAGTATAATAGTTTACTCGTAAGAAGAAAaagcaaaccaaaaaaaaaaaaaaaaccaaccaTCTATAATACTTCGAAAAAGTTGTATACATGAATCAAGCTGAAAGATTTAATGCTGCAATGAACAGTGCAAGCCCACAACGAGTGTGAGAGAAGACTTGGAAGTGGAAGCAATTAACCAGTTATACAACCTGCAGAAGGCATAAGAAAGGTTGAGAATGTCATTCAtaataggaaaaatgaaagcaTTTGTATTTAGCTTTAATCCATCCCCACGATTtagatttaatttctttaatgacATACTCTGCACAAGGCTGTTGGTTTCGAAAAATGACAGCATTTCGGTGATTTCAAATTGCTGCAACCCAAATAGCATAAGTACACCTCGAGACTTTACACCTTGAACCAAGCCATAATGACTCCAAAAATGCCCACAGCAACATGTAGGCAGAACTCATTGAAATCCAAGCCAACTATAGCTTAGTTGTCAAATATGATAAGAGAAGTCATAGCTAAAAATAAGGTGATTTGCACTTTTCAGCATCAGTCCACACAACACGCATGTAGAGTCAGTATTATAAGTGATGATGTTTCTCTTCAATAATTGGTCATATGTCTCGATTCTATTAAGAACCAATCTCCATGTAAAAACAATAGCTTTAGAGGGAGCTTTCAGTTTCCACAATAATGAAAATAAGTTATCCACTACCCCAGAAGATGCATTATGCAGTAAGGAATAGACATCTTTAGCAGTGAATAGTCCCTCAAAATTGTTCTTCCATAACCATTTGTCCCCTTCAAATTGTTTCACAGGAATTTGATTGATGTCAGTAAAGAATTGTTCTACAGTTTCCTCCTCACGAGGCAAAATAGATCTCCTCCAATCAATTTTCCAAACCCAATTCGATTGTTGTCATTCTCCCAGCTGCATTACTAGCAACTTTTTATTAACCGCAAGGGAAAATAATCGTGGATACCACCTAGATAAGCAACCGTTTCCTATCCAATCATCCAACCAGAACCTATAAATTAATCATCTCTCCCTACTTTACAACCCAGATTATCCATGAACCAAGAGGACCTAGACTGCTCACCAGTGAAGGAAATAATGTCTCTTCACCATTGAGAGATTCTATTAATACATAGAAACAAAAATGCTACGTTAAAACACttatttgaacaataaaaaaacaaactcaaCCCAAGTTGtagaaaatcttattttaacAGCACTTAAACATTAATATTACCAATACTAAgatatacaataaaaatactAACATTTGCCAATTTCATCATTGCGATCTAGCggcttgttttaattttcattaattgaAACCTGACTTGGGATTATGTGGACTTTGTATTATTCGTTCGCATAAGTTAATATTAGAAATAGATGTTGATGCACTCACCTTGGCTGTCTctgttataattttaatataataaatatatgatgtgcatttagataaaattaggttttataattcttattttaaacTAGGACTTTAATACAGGTTTgcaatactttttaaaaaattcctttttcaacaaaaaaataatgttaattttaaaaataaataaaacagaagataaactaattaagttttttattataCGTCACtgtaattgtaaaataaaacaaaataaaaggtgTATCGGGTTCAAGTTTAGTAGAAGGCCAAAACGAGGCCGGCTTTTAGATCCCATATAAACTCGAGTATTTTCAGATAAGACAAACAAAATCCTAGCTCTTGGATACGGTTAAGTGACCCATACACACATAACTGGACAAGACAGCATTGCCTTGGAGAACTACCTGTTCATGTCAAATCCTTATGCTTTCTAAAGACAAAAAATGCGCATGCAATTTGCTGCTAATTCTAATTTCTTTTTGTCTCTGAACTGTTTCTCCAATCTCAATCCCTTGAGAATTGCATCATGCTTAGTCATAGGTTTAGCTCTAGAAGGTAGAGATTATAAACTACAAAACTGGAATCATTCAATGTTTAAATGAAAAATCGCAGATAGGATTGCAGAAACATTGCAGCATGTGCATGATTGCGAAATTTAAccattatatattttagttttgattcattgttattctaaaattatttcataacataattttaaaaaataaacaaatttatattgaCACAAAAGATTatcatcaataattaattaattagaataatatatttcactctgatgcttttttttctttttcttttattatcttATGTTTGGATTGGTAAATTTAATTACCGCATTCATCATATTCGATCTGAAGATTGAATATCC encodes the following:
- the LOC114369562 gene encoding pathogenesis-related protein PR-4-like, with amino-acid sequence MMTKLTLFVLSMVCVLALASAQSAIVQSTYHLYQPEQHNWDLLAVSAYCATWDANQPFSWRSKYGWTAFCGPAGPQGQPSCGRCLRVTNTRTGDQQIARIVDQCKNGGLDLDVSVFQRLDSDGSGNAQGHLIVHYEFVDCAD